A single region of the Dehalobacter sp. 12DCB1 genome encodes:
- a CDS encoding LysR family transcriptional regulator has protein sequence MDIRQLRYFRTIVEKGQITLAAKALNMAQPPLSQQLKQLEDELGTTLIIRDSKRWEMTEAGILLYQRAVELMNLMEDTKKEVKEFRDGIRGTLLIGASSTCVSLLPGRIKLLQDQYPKLYFKLLLGDSRFLEEMLEKRSIEVALLLLPVKSKEIKALRLPKEPFVVVIPSDWNMFFPEDTISLQDIVTYPLLLLRRIEGRGLYEEILEKFNAYGLMPDVIFDCPDISTLLTLVTLGVGLTLVPKFSINPVFYDKIKILHIKESFLEKEPAVVWVKDRYLSKVTKKFLETFSE, from the coding sequence ATGGATATACGTCAATTACGTTACTTTCGGACAATTGTTGAAAAAGGACAGATTACACTGGCAGCAAAGGCTTTGAATATGGCCCAGCCCCCTCTGAGCCAACAACTCAAGCAGCTCGAAGATGAGCTGGGAACGACGTTAATTATCAGAGACTCCAAACGTTGGGAAATGACTGAGGCTGGAATATTGTTGTATCAACGCGCAGTAGAATTGATGAATTTAATGGAAGATACTAAAAAAGAAGTCAAAGAATTCAGAGATGGAATTCGAGGAACGCTACTCATTGGCGCGTCGTCAACTTGCGTTTCCTTACTGCCTGGCCGAATTAAGCTCCTTCAGGATCAATATCCAAAACTTTATTTTAAATTATTGCTGGGCGATTCGCGTTTTCTTGAAGAAATGTTGGAGAAAAGATCAATTGAAGTTGCTTTGCTATTACTTCCCGTTAAATCCAAAGAAATTAAGGCCCTACGTTTGCCCAAAGAGCCGTTTGTGGTTGTAATACCATCAGACTGGAACATGTTTTTTCCTGAGGATACTATAAGCTTACAAGATATTGTTACCTATCCTCTCCTTCTATTGAGAAGAATTGAGGGAAGAGGTTTATATGAGGAAATCCTCGAAAAGTTTAATGCGTACGGCTTAATGCCTGATGTAATATTCGATTGCCCTGATATTTCTACACTGCTGACTTTGGTTACTTTGGGAGTTGGGTTGACCTTAGTCCCCAAATTCAGCATCAACCCTGTTTTTTATGACAAGATAAAAATTCTACATATTAAGGAATCTTTCCTTGAAAAGGAACCTGCAGTGGTATGGGTAAAGGACAGATATTTGTCTAAGGTAACCAAAAAATTTCTTGAGACATTCTCAGAGTAA
- a CDS encoding uroporphyrinogen decarboxylase family protein has translation MSEVANLYQERLDRVFKAFNLEQPDRVPVLGTYGSWCAEFAGYTDAETNWDIEKGGKAMMKVASEIPLDMVHNYFGRPGGVYQALGSKAFHYLSDSTVAQYSDEHAQIMTADEYPEFAKDPFRFLVEKILPRKYAELAKPSPIKDLAFAKGAMKFGMFGAQSGGIVGALATQYGMPMLFDGVILHPMDWIADFFRGIKNAFMDIRRCPNDFLAAIEAFTPLIIRLGMGQALMTPPRQYPKVLELPIHLPTMLKTSDFDKFFWPAFKTIMEFFASQNINVVPIYEGDWSRYYDHLQELPAKKSMGWFEYGDPKVIKEKLKDIMCISGLYPATLLQFGTKEECIAKAKELVDILAPGGGYVFGTDKELITGKAENIIAVNKFVMEYGVYK, from the coding sequence ATGAGTGAAGTTGCGAATCTGTATCAAGAACGTTTAGACCGAGTATTCAAAGCCTTTAATCTGGAGCAGCCGGACCGTGTACCGGTACTGGGTACTTATGGGTCTTGGTGCGCCGAGTTTGCAGGGTATACGGATGCAGAAACCAACTGGGATATAGAAAAAGGCGGCAAAGCCATGATGAAAGTAGCCAGCGAAATCCCGCTGGACATGGTTCATAACTACTTTGGCAGGCCTGGCGGCGTTTATCAGGCGTTGGGGAGCAAGGCATTTCATTATCTGAGTGACAGTACTGTCGCTCAGTATTCGGATGAGCATGCCCAAATCATGACAGCTGATGAATATCCGGAGTTTGCCAAAGATCCGTTCAGGTTTTTAGTAGAAAAGATCTTGCCGCGGAAATATGCCGAACTGGCCAAACCTTCACCGATAAAAGACTTAGCATTTGCCAAAGGCGCTATGAAATTCGGCATGTTTGGGGCACAATCTGGGGGTATTGTAGGCGCGCTTGCCACGCAATACGGAATGCCTATGCTATTTGACGGTGTTATTTTACACCCGATGGATTGGATTGCTGATTTCTTCCGGGGCATTAAAAATGCCTTCATGGATATCCGCCGTTGTCCCAATGACTTTTTGGCGGCTATTGAGGCATTTACGCCGTTGATTATCAGGCTTGGTATGGGTCAGGCTCTTATGACGCCGCCGAGGCAATATCCGAAGGTTCTGGAATTACCGATTCATTTGCCCACAATGTTGAAAACTTCTGATTTTGATAAGTTCTTCTGGCCGGCGTTTAAAACGATTATGGAGTTTTTTGCTTCCCAGAACATCAATGTCGTACCAATTTATGAAGGCGATTGGTCTCGTTATTACGATCACCTACAAGAGCTGCCTGCCAAGAAATCCATGGGTTGGTTTGAATACGGCGATCCGAAAGTAATCAAAGAGAAACTCAAGGATATCATGTGTATTTCCGGGCTTTATCCTGCGACCTTGCTGCAATTTGGCACGAAGGAAGAATGTATCGCCAAGGCCAAAGAATTAGTGGATATTCTGGCCCCGGGCGGCGGATATGTATTTGGTACGGATAAGGAACTGATTACAGGTAAAGCGGAAAACATCATCGCCGTAAACAAGTTTGTCATGGAGTATGGTGTTTATAAATAG
- a CDS encoding tetrachloroethene dehalogenase: MKIYSVLIWMGIGMLMLLIQYGIWKYLKFKGENTIPMQLCAFAANFLFVFALAWGYSSFVESEYQAVAMGFLFFGGAALIPAAITYRLVNRPSKKKADNSETISA; this comes from the coding sequence ATGAAGATTTACAGTGTTTTAATTTGGATGGGTATCGGCATGTTGATGCTGCTGATTCAATATGGTATATGGAAATACTTAAAGTTTAAAGGGGAAAATACAATTCCTATGCAGTTATGTGCTTTTGCTGCCAATTTCTTGTTCGTTTTTGCTTTGGCTTGGGGTTATTCCAGCTTTGTTGAGAGTGAATACCAGGCCGTTGCTATGGGCTTTCTTTTCTTTGGCGGCGCGGCTTTGATACCGGCTGCAATAACGTATCGGTTGGTTAACCGTCCGTCAAAGAAGAAGGCAGACAATTCTGAAACCATCTCAGCTTGA
- a CDS encoding 4Fe-4S binding protein: MERKKRDLKSYYLMVLFFTAVAAIIYGVCFTGKAVDYPALIQQDFPGVTSIEKILGTQRAYKIDAAGKQYYAVCDSAVGYQSRIEIMTIINDRGLVEKAIVTRQAETPVFFERLYSQKFFDQFNGLSLREPIYLGGAYGYSGFLDKRQTGNFVDRVTGSTVSSHAVAEAVNKGTLYIASQFFAKQWSNPYDVYQLNSKTLTMIVVFLMALAATFSKKMSRFRIWWLLIIIGVMGFFVKEFVTANNLFAIVTLQIPRLTNLGWYVIMAGSLGFVILFGKNIYCTWVCPFGAAQEFLNKAAGFKSLGISPQITRVLKLAAPTILWLAVMLGTWVGDYGTLDYQPFSAFFLFKAVWVMWLMLPVFIFISLFINRFYCQFFCPVGFILNLLNRLRNNGVRIWNQTWNRLWNGIWNQRWKTNKS, from the coding sequence GTGGAGAGGAAGAAGAGAGATCTTAAGTCCTATTATTTAATGGTTCTATTTTTTACGGCGGTTGCAGCAATCATTTATGGTGTTTGTTTTACCGGAAAAGCAGTTGATTACCCTGCACTTATCCAGCAGGACTTCCCGGGAGTTACCTCCATTGAAAAAATCTTAGGAACCCAGCGGGCTTATAAGATAGACGCCGCAGGGAAACAGTATTATGCGGTCTGCGACTCGGCAGTGGGATATCAATCCAGGATTGAAATCATGACGATTATTAACGATCGTGGATTGGTTGAGAAAGCAATTGTTACCCGGCAAGCAGAGACACCGGTTTTTTTTGAAAGGCTTTATAGCCAGAAATTTTTTGATCAATTTAACGGTCTTTCTCTTCGGGAGCCCATTTACCTGGGAGGCGCCTACGGTTATTCCGGTTTTCTGGATAAAAGACAAACAGGAAATTTTGTTGACCGGGTAACCGGGTCTACGGTATCGTCGCATGCTGTTGCCGAAGCTGTCAACAAAGGGACTTTGTATATCGCGTCGCAATTTTTTGCTAAGCAATGGTCGAACCCTTATGACGTTTACCAATTAAACAGTAAGACTTTAACGATGATTGTGGTTTTTCTTATGGCACTCGCCGCAACTTTTAGCAAGAAAATGTCCCGTTTCCGAATTTGGTGGCTTTTAATCATTATTGGCGTTATGGGTTTCTTTGTCAAAGAGTTTGTGACGGCAAATAATCTGTTCGCGATCGTAACGCTGCAAATACCCCGCTTGACCAATTTGGGATGGTACGTGATCATGGCCGGGTCGTTGGGCTTTGTTATCCTCTTTGGGAAGAATATTTACTGTACATGGGTTTGTCCTTTTGGAGCTGCACAGGAGTTTCTGAACAAAGCCGCAGGGTTTAAATCCTTGGGGATTTCACCGCAAATCACCAGGGTTCTGAAGCTGGCCGCCCCGACCATCCTATGGCTTGCAGTCATGCTGGGGACATGGGTTGGAGACTATGGGACCTTGGATTACCAGCCTTTTAGCGCCTTCTTTTTGTTTAAAGCTGTATGGGTCATGTGGTTAATGTTACCTGTTTTTATTTTTATCAGCCTGTTTATTAACCGGTTTTACTGTCAATTCTTTTGTCCCGTAGGCTTTATACTCAATTTATTGAATCGTTTGCGAAATAATGGGGTGAGAATATGGAATCAAACATGGAACCGACTATGGAACGGAAT
- a CDS encoding cobalamin-dependent protein (Presence of a B(12) (cobalamin)-binding domain implies dependence on cobalamin itself, in one of its several forms, or in some unusual lineages, dependence on a cobalamin-like analog.) yields the protein MVDSKVLIQAMSDLDEDVLNKAIDEVLSKDDNAAEVQEIVKACQQGMTLVGERYDSGEYFIGDLVFAGEVLQNVMDKLKPALGTGSSAKGGKVVLATVFGDLHDIGKNIFRSMVEAAGFEVIDLGINVPVNQIVDKVKEVNPDIVGLSGVLTLALDSMKETVHGLAEAGLRNSVKVIIGGVPVNEVVCKSIGADGFSTNAAEGVKICQRWVG from the coding sequence GTGGTAGATTCGAAAGTCCTGATTCAAGCGATGTCCGATTTGGACGAAGACGTGTTAAACAAGGCGATTGATGAAGTACTAAGCAAAGATGACAATGCCGCAGAAGTCCAAGAAATTGTTAAAGCCTGTCAGCAAGGTATGACGCTCGTAGGCGAGCGCTATGATTCAGGCGAGTACTTTATTGGGGATTTAGTCTTCGCCGGGGAAGTGCTGCAAAACGTCATGGACAAGCTCAAACCAGCTTTAGGCACAGGGTCCTCAGCAAAAGGCGGAAAAGTCGTCCTGGCTACTGTCTTCGGAGACCTTCATGATATCGGTAAAAATATTTTCAGGTCCATGGTAGAAGCCGCGGGTTTCGAAGTGATCGACCTGGGGATCAATGTTCCGGTTAACCAGATCGTGGACAAGGTAAAAGAGGTAAACCCGGATATTGTCGGATTAAGCGGCGTACTGACTTTGGCGCTGGACAGCATGAAAGAAACAGTTCACGGTCTTGCTGAAGCAGGCCTTAGAAATTCAGTCAAGGTGATTATCGGTGGCGTACCGGTTAATGAGGTTGTTTGTAAAAGCATAGGAGCCGATGGTTTCTCCACAAACGCAGCTGAAGGTGTCAAAATATGCCAGAGATGGGTGGGTTGA
- a CDS encoding reductive dehalogenase — protein MGNNFNRRSFLKASLMGTVAAAVATAAVAKETFNPLVAEAANIVAPVKETSEFPYTVDPKYQRLPGNKIYYLRMCDPEENKTPIQFVHDDVSATTGKKDTGKDLPRINAETIGIKGRRATVSETSVIYFAQHDGTVLPLRQKEVGWRQLDVALSVAAWSVELWYNGFTCVGSGPAGIIQHYPINPETNEMAKEPVVFQGLFNWDNTMAEDKRSQGMQWKFNSAEEATKIVKKAARLLGADLVGIAPYDDRWTYGNWCRPKTMPFKLPNGRTVYMAYNLDKYLKNREVEVFGLSNFEADWVKYAGFQPKNVIALAFEMDYESYRTAPSIIEGAGTGKAYSNMGEVSFKLATFLRELGYYAVSSGNDTGMSVPIAVQAGLGEAGRNGMLVTQKYGPRVRIAKVYTDLDIIPDKPRSFGVREFCRLCMKCADACPAQAISHEKEARVLQPEDCGTSENPYTSKWHVDAHRCNSFWAYNGGSCGSCISVCSWNKIGQWNHDIARIATQVPLVQDAARKFDEWFGYNGPVNPEERIESGYVTNMVNDFWSDTEPTK, from the coding sequence ATGGGAAACAATTTTAACAGACGAAGTTTTTTAAAAGCTTCACTCATGGGTACTGTCGCTGCGGCTGTTGCAACGGCTGCGGTGGCAAAGGAAACATTTAATCCCTTAGTTGCAGAAGCGGCAAACATTGTAGCGCCTGTTAAGGAGACTTCGGAATTTCCTTACACAGTGGATCCAAAGTATCAACGTTTGCCAGGGAACAAGATTTACTACTTGAGAATGTGTGATCCGGAAGAAAACAAGACGCCGATACAATTTGTTCACGATGACGTTTCGGCAACAACCGGAAAAAAAGACACCGGAAAAGATCTGCCGAGAATTAACGCTGAGACCATCGGTATTAAAGGACGGCGGGCAACAGTCTCAGAAACAAGCGTTATATATTTTGCCCAACATGATGGTACGGTTTTGCCGCTGCGTCAAAAAGAAGTAGGCTGGCGCCAATTAGACGTAGCCTTGAGTGTTGCAGCTTGGTCGGTAGAGCTTTGGTACAACGGGTTTACATGCGTCGGCAGCGGCCCGGCCGGAATAATCCAGCATTACCCCATTAATCCTGAAACCAATGAAATGGCAAAGGAGCCTGTGGTCTTCCAAGGGTTGTTCAATTGGGACAATACCATGGCTGAAGACAAACGGAGTCAAGGGATGCAATGGAAATTCAACTCAGCGGAAGAAGCTACGAAAATTGTGAAAAAAGCAGCACGCTTATTAGGAGCGGACCTGGTCGGAATTGCGCCCTATGATGACCGCTGGACCTACGGTAACTGGTGCAGACCAAAAACCATGCCGTTTAAATTGCCAAACGGCAGAACGGTGTATATGGCGTATAACCTTGACAAATATCTTAAAAACCGCGAAGTGGAAGTATTTGGACTAAGTAATTTTGAAGCTGATTGGGTGAAATATGCCGGTTTCCAACCCAAAAATGTAATTGCATTGGCTTTTGAAATGGATTATGAGTCCTACCGAACGGCGCCATCAATCATTGAGGGCGCTGGGACCGGCAAAGCTTATTCCAATATGGGAGAAGTTTCTTTTAAACTTGCAACGTTTTTAAGAGAGCTTGGGTACTATGCGGTTTCATCGGGGAATGACACCGGAATGAGTGTTCCCATCGCTGTGCAGGCTGGTCTGGGGGAAGCAGGAAGAAATGGAATGCTTGTCACGCAAAAATACGGGCCTCGGGTTCGTATCGCCAAAGTCTATACCGATTTAGACATTATTCCTGACAAGCCGAGAAGTTTCGGAGTACGTGAATTTTGCCGTCTATGTATGAAATGTGCGGATGCTTGCCCTGCCCAGGCCATTTCTCACGAGAAAGAAGCGCGTGTTCTACAGCCTGAAGATTGTGGCACATCAGAAAACCCTTATACATCAAAATGGCACGTTGACGCACACCGCTGCAACTCTTTCTGGGCCTATAACGGTGGGAGCTGCGGAAGCTGTATTTCGGTCTGTTCCTGGAATAAAATTGGGCAGTGGAACCATGATATAGCCAGAATTGCTACCCAAGTCCCGTTGGTTCAGGACGCGGCACGCAAATTTGACGAATGGTTTGGCTATAACGGCCCCGTAAACCCTGAAGAACGAATTGAGTCAGGCTATGTCACGAACATGGTCAATGATTTCTGGAGTGACACCGAGCCGACAAAGTAA
- a CDS encoding Crp/Fnr family transcriptional regulator — protein MEEDLKKLDVVVPDTFFPVEKLVKYTHLGSVKTYPKGSTVVFPGDRMLTLGYVIYGRLKINLFIEDEREKLMYFAGKYCILSLLFTEFSGIYAVATEDSQVCFFTEQQIRQIFCIDDDIVIDVLKNYQSKINYYVKQVTEMDYFNPTVRVVRLLYKLCLASGIEVNDCIEINIDLSMKDISEITGTHYVTVSKVLGWLRRQNILEKKKSKIIIRDLPKLYMLTHETHVLEVAHEKRIRQLKNRKQ, from the coding sequence ATGGAAGAAGATCTTAAAAAATTGGACGTAGTAGTTCCGGATACATTCTTTCCAGTTGAGAAACTAGTTAAGTATACTCATTTAGGGTCTGTAAAAACTTATCCGAAAGGAAGTACGGTTGTTTTTCCGGGAGATAGAATGCTAACTCTAGGTTATGTCATTTATGGAAGGCTTAAAATCAATTTGTTCATTGAGGATGAACGGGAAAAATTGATGTATTTTGCTGGGAAGTATTGTATATTGAGTCTTTTATTCACAGAGTTCAGTGGCATCTATGCTGTTGCCACTGAAGACAGCCAAGTTTGTTTTTTTACAGAGCAACAAATCAGACAAATCTTTTGTATAGATGATGATATTGTAATTGATGTTCTTAAGAACTATCAATCCAAAATAAACTATTATGTTAAACAAGTAACCGAGATGGATTATTTTAATCCTACTGTCAGAGTTGTAAGGTTGCTTTACAAACTTTGCCTCGCCAGTGGCATCGAAGTGAATGATTGTATAGAAATCAATATTGACCTATCGATGAAAGATATATCGGAGATTACGGGGACGCATTATGTAACAGTATCTAAGGTATTGGGATGGTTAAGAAGGCAGAATATCCTGGAAAAAAAGAAGAGCAAAATAATTATCCGTGATTTACCAAAGCTTTATATGCTGACACATGAAACACATGTTTTAGAAGTAGCGCATGAGAAAAGAATAAGACAATTGAAAAATAGGAAACAATAA
- a CDS encoding MFS transporter, with protein MTEQTEKGWQSYHTVWAMLFIGWVVSYADRACTGPVVSWMIANKVGFLSAAANPYALGGLLGSLFFAGYMLTQFPGGYFGDKFGYRTIIVISIFWAGITTLLTGLIGGLMVFVALRVLTGLGEGVLYSNDRSLVAQVTPPKKLGLGMGVVMAGLTVGLSAALVGTIYLINAGKSVLGQNAWKMPFIVLGIVTIVVAIIMRIALKPKDKSVSENYMKAIINLSKYSIVFLIVIMAIYFAANTVGLSDIMIAVILSFLAIVFLGYIVVTKGGEVGPVLKDRNLILIYLVHIPLLWHLWFYSFWGGAIVKDFGGGTLTAALLVISFNAIAGVIGFPLGGKISDMVSHKPNGRRNTFIVMLALMTLFIFIFTAYVTTGGKDMVIQSIILFLSGLIYFALCPVGHALASENAPANLRGAAFGTLNLVSEIGAILAPVVSGVLRGSSGNWGSALILDGILMGVACLLVIGVRTKISSNNGLVG; from the coding sequence ATGACGGAACAAACAGAAAAAGGATGGCAAAGCTACCATACGGTATGGGCAATGTTGTTTATTGGCTGGGTCGTATCATATGCTGATCGCGCATGTACTGGTCCGGTGGTGAGCTGGATGATTGCCAATAAGGTGGGTTTTTTGAGCGCTGCTGCAAACCCGTATGCCCTTGGCGGATTACTGGGAAGCTTATTTTTTGCCGGATACATGCTGACACAATTTCCTGGAGGATACTTCGGAGACAAATTTGGTTATCGCACAATCATTGTTATTAGTATCTTCTGGGCGGGAATTACAACACTTTTAACCGGTTTGATTGGCGGCTTGATGGTTTTTGTTGCTTTACGTGTATTAACCGGGTTAGGCGAAGGCGTTCTTTATTCAAATGACCGCTCCTTGGTTGCCCAGGTGACTCCCCCTAAGAAGCTTGGTTTAGGAATGGGTGTCGTTATGGCCGGGCTTACTGTGGGGCTGTCGGCGGCTTTGGTTGGAACAATATATTTGATAAATGCGGGTAAGTCTGTTTTAGGTCAAAATGCATGGAAAATGCCGTTTATCGTTCTGGGGATAGTTACCATTGTCGTGGCTATAATCATGCGGATTGCTTTAAAGCCGAAAGATAAAAGCGTTTCTGAAAATTACATGAAGGCCATAATCAATTTATCTAAATATTCCATAGTTTTCTTGATTGTCATTATGGCTATTTATTTTGCGGCAAATACGGTAGGATTAAGTGATATAATGATTGCTGTCATTTTATCCTTCTTGGCCATTGTATTTTTAGGCTATATTGTCGTTACTAAAGGCGGCGAGGTTGGCCCTGTACTAAAGGATAGAAACCTTATTCTTATCTACCTTGTACACATCCCCTTATTATGGCATCTCTGGTTTTATAGTTTTTGGGGCGGTGCCATTGTCAAAGATTTTGGTGGCGGAACGCTCACTGCGGCGCTTCTTGTTATATCATTTAATGCCATTGCCGGAGTCATCGGTTTTCCTTTGGGCGGCAAAATATCCGATATGGTTTCCCATAAACCCAATGGCCGCCGCAATACATTTATCGTCATGTTGGCGCTAATGACATTATTTATTTTTATCTTCACAGCCTATGTAACGACCGGTGGAAAAGATATGGTTATTCAATCCATTATACTATTTCTTTCGGGTTTGATTTACTTCGCTTTATGTCCGGTCGGACACGCCCTAGCTTCAGAGAACGCACCGGCCAATTTACGTGGCGCAGCTTTCGGCACATTGAATCTTGTTTCTGAGATCGGTGCTATTTTGGCTCCGGTAGTCTCCGGTGTGCTTCGCGGAAGCTCAGGAAATTGGGGGTCAGCTTTGATTTTAGATGGTATTTTAATGGGTGTAGCTTGTCTCTTGGTTATCGGCGTGCGTACTAAAATTTCTTCAAATAATGGGTTGGTGGGTTGA
- a CDS encoding uroporphyrinogen decarboxylase family protein yields MSEVANLYQERLERVFKAFNLEQPDRVPLLGTYGSWCAEFAGYTDAETNWDMEKGRKAMMKVVTEIPLDMVHRYFPRPGGVYQALGSKAFHYLSDSTVAQYSDEHAQIMTADEYPEFAKDPFKFLVEKILPRKYAELAKPSPVKELALAKGAMKFGMFGAQSGAIVGAMAGQYGMPKLVDATIIHSMDWIADFFRGIKNAFMDIRRCPGELLAAIEAFTPLVIRFGMSQLNMVPPKQYPKVVYIPMHLPTMLKTSDFNKFYWPSFKKIMEFFASQDINVVPIYEGDWSRYYDHLQELPAKKSMGWFEYGNPKEIKDKLGDTMCISGLYPATLLQFGTKEECIAKAKELVDILAPGGGYVFCTDKEIITGKAENIIAVNKFVKEYGIY; encoded by the coding sequence ATGAGTGAAGTTGCGAATCTGTATCAAGAACGTCTAGAACGGGTATTCAAAGCCTTCAATCTGGAACAGCCAGACCGCGTACCTCTGCTTGGCACGTATGGTTCCTGGTGCGCCGAGTTTGCAGGGTATACCGATGCAGAAACAAACTGGGATATGGAAAAAGGCCGTAAAGCCATGATGAAAGTGGTCACTGAAATCCCGCTGGACATGGTTCATCGCTACTTTCCCAGGCCAGGCGGTGTTTATCAGGCATTAGGGAGCAAAGCATTTCATTATTTGAGTGACAGTACTGTCGCACAGTATTCGGATGAGCATGCCCAAATCATGACAGCCGATGAATATCCGGAGTTTGCCAAAGATCCGTTCAAGTTTTTGGTAGAAAAAATCTTGCCCAGGAAATACGCCGAACTGGCCAAACCTTCACCGGTAAAAGAACTGGCATTGGCTAAAGGCGCTATGAAATTCGGTATGTTTGGGGCGCAATCCGGAGCTATTGTCGGTGCAATGGCCGGTCAATACGGAATGCCCAAACTTGTTGATGCTACGATTATCCACTCGATGGATTGGATTGCTGATTTCTTCCGGGGCATTAAAAACGCCTTCATGGATATCCGACGTTGTCCCGGGGAACTTTTAGCAGCAATAGAGGCGTTTACACCGTTGGTCATCAGGTTTGGCATGAGCCAGCTTAACATGGTTCCACCGAAACAATATCCCAAAGTTGTTTATATACCGATGCATTTACCAACGATGTTGAAAACATCGGACTTTAACAAGTTTTACTGGCCGTCCTTTAAAAAGATCATGGAGTTTTTTGCTTCCCAGGATATCAATGTCGTTCCAATTTATGAAGGCGATTGGTCTCGTTATTACGATCACCTACAAGAGCTGCCTGCCAAGAAATCCATGGGTTGGTTCGAATACGGGAACCCTAAAGAGATCAAGGATAAACTCGGAGATACCATGTGTATTTCGGGACTTTATCCGGCAACTTTACTGCAATTTGGTACGAAAGAAGAATGTATCGCCAAGGCCAAAGAATTAGTAGACATTCTGGCACCAGGCGGCGGATATGTATTTTGTACCGATAAGGAAATCATCACAGGCAAGGCGGAGAATATCATCGCAGTAAACAAGTTTGTCAAGGAGTATGGTATTTATTGA
- a CDS encoding reductive dehalogenase yields the protein MVEKIEQKQKLGMNRRNFLKAGMAATAMGVIGAIKAPAKVANAATSNVNYSAGAKGQWSKLHPEHNYGGASVRFAENNDQWLGTSKLVGTVKNTNEADMGFNLARRGLISDRAHRGVFNFVPKHPQGGAISATLGLVASEAAVDGKPAPEKLPIPDPEQMSQHIRDLAYFLRADEVGIGQMPSYAYYSHKVNPTKNLTYQPVEECVYPVTQRYPYVIVVMVDQHLETMLGSTGYDGVSASQSMRSYHATANIAVIIAKYIRSLGYNARANHAGNYMAVMPPLILAAGLGELTRTGDCAAHPRLGFRLKVAAVTTDLPLLPNKPIDFGMLDFCRVCGKCAAECPSKAITHDKDPIEYNGYLRWNSDMKKCTEFRVSNEEGSSCGRCMKVCPWNSKEDSWFHEAGMWIGSRGQANSKLLKSIDDMFGYGTEHIEKYKWWLEWPELYKIPASIPAPAPTAPPAH from the coding sequence ATGGTAGAAAAAATAGAGCAAAAACAAAAATTAGGAATGAACCGCCGCAATTTTCTGAAAGCTGGAATGGCCGCAACAGCAATGGGCGTCATAGGAGCGATCAAGGCTCCTGCTAAAGTGGCGAATGCTGCTACCAGTAATGTTAATTATTCTGCCGGAGCAAAAGGGCAATGGTCAAAACTCCATCCCGAGCATAACTATGGCGGAGCTAGCGTCCGTTTTGCGGAAAATAATGATCAATGGCTAGGGACATCCAAGCTTGTTGGGACTGTAAAAAATACCAACGAGGCTGATATGGGGTTTAATTTGGCCCGGAGGGGGCTAATTAGTGATAGAGCCCATAGAGGAGTTTTTAATTTCGTTCCTAAACATCCTCAAGGAGGAGCAATAAGTGCGACTCTCGGTTTGGTTGCCTCAGAAGCTGCAGTAGACGGCAAACCGGCGCCTGAAAAATTACCGATTCCCGACCCTGAGCAAATGTCCCAGCATATTAGAGACCTTGCCTATTTTCTGAGAGCTGATGAGGTTGGTATTGGACAAATGCCTTCTTATGCCTACTATTCCCATAAAGTTAATCCCACAAAGAATTTGACTTACCAACCGGTAGAGGAATGTGTTTACCCAGTAACACAACGCTATCCCTATGTAATCGTCGTAATGGTTGACCAACATCTGGAGACTATGTTGGGATCCACCGGCTATGACGGAGTCAGTGCATCTCAATCTATGCGCAGTTATCATGCTACGGCGAATATTGCGGTTATTATTGCAAAATACATCAGAAGTCTCGGCTATAATGCTAGAGCCAACCATGCAGGAAACTATATGGCCGTCATGCCACCTCTAATATTAGCAGCGGGATTGGGCGAATTAACCAGAACGGGAGATTGCGCAGCACATCCCCGGCTAGGATTCCGCCTTAAAGTAGCCGCTGTTACCACAGATCTGCCACTGCTTCCCAATAAACCAATCGATTTTGGTATGTTGGATTTCTGCAGAGTATGTGGAAAATGCGCGGCTGAATGTCCATCCAAAGCCATCACGCATGACAAAGACCCAATTGAATATAACGGTTACTTACGTTGGAACAGCGACATGAAAAAGTGCACGGAATTCCGTGTATCCAATGAAGAAGGTTCTTCCTGCGGACGTTGCATGAAAGTCTGTCCCTGGAACTCCAAGGAAGATTCTTGGTTCCATGAAGCTGGGATGTGGATTGGAAGCAGAGGGCAAGCCAATTCAAAGCTTCTCAAGTCAATTGACGATATGTTCGGCTATGGTACTGAACATATCGAGAAGTACAAGTGGTGGTTGGAGTGGCCGGAACTTTATAAGATACCTGCCAGTATCCCGGCTCCGGCCCCAACAGCTCCTCCTGCTCATTAA